From a single Pseudomonas triticicola genomic region:
- a CDS encoding ABC transporter permease, protein MRLINRHPDRPSRLLLVILPFALVLFAYFTGSAERLADNPNDKLLPSAVQMSDAVKRLAFNADSRTGEYLLWQDTASSLRRLAIGLGIAALAGLCLGIAAGTLPLFGAPFSPLLTVLSMVPPLAILPILFIVFGLGELSKVMLIVIGITPALARDLEQRARDIPVELLIKAQTLGASTWTLMLRVVLPQLLPRLLISLRLMLGSAWLFLIAAEAIASTDGLGYRIFLVRRYLAMDVILPYVVWITLLAWLMDWGLKQLTQRAFPWYEGAAK, encoded by the coding sequence ATGCGCCTGATCAATCGCCACCCCGATCGCCCGAGTCGCCTGTTGCTGGTGATCCTGCCGTTCGCGCTGGTGCTGTTCGCCTACTTCACAGGCTCGGCCGAGCGCCTGGCGGACAACCCCAACGACAAACTGCTGCCCAGCGCCGTGCAGATGAGCGACGCGGTTAAACGCCTGGCCTTCAACGCCGACAGCCGCACCGGTGAATACCTGTTGTGGCAAGACACTGCGTCGAGTCTGCGCCGTTTGGCCATCGGCCTCGGCATCGCGGCGCTGGCAGGTCTTTGCCTCGGTATTGCGGCGGGCACCCTGCCGCTGTTCGGCGCGCCGTTTTCGCCGTTGCTGACGGTGCTGTCGATGGTGCCGCCGCTGGCGATCCTGCCGATTCTGTTCATCGTCTTCGGCCTGGGCGAGTTGTCGAAAGTCATGCTGATCGTGATTGGCATCACCCCGGCGCTGGCCCGGGATCTGGAACAGCGTGCCCGCGACATTCCGGTCGAACTGCTGATCAAGGCGCAGACCCTCGGCGCCTCGACCTGGACGCTGATGCTGCGCGTGGTCTTGCCGCAGCTGTTGCCGCGCTTGCTGATCTCGCTGCGTTTGATGCTCGGTTCGGCGTGGCTGTTCCTGATTGCCGCCGAAGCGATCGCCTCCACCGATGGCCTCGGCTATCGGATCTTTCTGGTGCGGCGCTACCTGGCCATGGACGTGATCCTGCCCTACGTGGTGTGGATCACCCTGCTCGCCTGGCTGATGGACTGGGGCTTGAAACAGCTGACCCAGCGCGCTTTCCCTTGGTACGAGGGAGCGGCGAAATGA
- a CDS encoding ABC transporter ATP-binding protein has protein sequence MSFITVKNIWQQYADQVVLEGLNLSVNEGEFCTLVGASGCGKSTFLRLLLGQESASRGEILLDGQPLASEPDASRGVVFQRYSVFPHLSVLDNVALGLELPRAPLLGRLFGNAKRETREQAAALLTKVGLGHALDKYPAQLSGGMQQRLAIAQALIMKPRVLLLDEPFGALDPGIRKDMHALLLELWRETQLTVFMVTHDLSEGFSLGTRLLVFDKVRLDPHAPGAYGARITYDIPLNSDRRAQRAAVEALPLPLAGTLRTA, from the coding sequence ATGAGCTTCATCACAGTAAAAAACATCTGGCAGCAATACGCCGATCAAGTGGTTCTGGAAGGCTTGAACCTGAGCGTCAACGAAGGCGAGTTCTGCACCTTGGTCGGCGCCTCCGGTTGCGGCAAATCGACCTTCCTGCGCCTGCTGCTCGGCCAGGAAAGCGCCAGTCGCGGGGAGATTCTGCTCGACGGCCAGCCCTTGGCCAGCGAGCCGGATGCCAGCCGTGGCGTGGTCTTTCAACGCTACTCGGTGTTCCCGCACCTGAGCGTGCTCGACAACGTCGCCCTCGGTCTCGAATTGCCGCGCGCGCCCTTGCTTGGTCGGCTGTTCGGCAACGCCAAACGCGAGACTCGCGAGCAGGCTGCAGCCCTGCTGACAAAAGTCGGCCTCGGCCATGCGCTGGACAAGTACCCGGCACAGCTGTCCGGCGGCATGCAACAACGCTTGGCCATCGCTCAGGCGCTGATCATGAAACCGCGCGTGTTGCTGCTCGACGAGCCCTTCGGCGCGCTTGATCCGGGCATTCGCAAAGACATGCATGCGCTGCTGCTGGAGCTGTGGCGCGAGACGCAACTGACGGTGTTCATGGTCACCCACGACCTGTCCGAGGGCTTCAGCCTCGGCACGCGCCTGCTGGTGTTCGACAAGGTGCGCCTCGACCCGCACGCCCCCGGCGCCTATGGCGCACGCATCACTTACGACATCCCGTTGAACAGCGACCGCCGCGCCCAGCGCGCCGCCGTCGAGGCCCTGCCGCTGCCGCTGGCGGGCACCCTTCGCACTGCTTGA
- a CDS encoding urea amidolyase associated protein UAAP1, which translates to MTDSIQLFPPFAEELLPGGGHRSFVLKRGQLLRLTDLRGGANVSLTLLNANEKTERLNLPDSLKCQHTAKLTAGHCLYSDMGRVLAAITADTCGWSDSLGGVLCAQEVAEKYGQGRYQELRNGFFRNGTDNLLVELGKWGLGLSDLLMTLNLFSRVNVDEAGRFHFVEGNSKAGDYIELYAPMDTLVVLTALQHPMDPSPEYAPKPLKLSWMNADASVAEHCRTSRPENERGFINTDRLFA; encoded by the coding sequence ATGACTGATTCAATCCAACTCTTTCCACCCTTTGCTGAAGAACTGCTGCCCGGCGGCGGCCACCGTTCGTTCGTGCTCAAGCGCGGCCAATTGCTGCGCCTGACCGACCTGCGCGGCGGCGCCAATGTCAGCCTGACCTTGCTCAATGCCAATGAAAAAACCGAGCGGCTGAACCTGCCCGACAGCCTCAAATGCCAACACACCGCCAAGCTCACTGCCGGCCACTGCCTGTACTCGGACATGGGCCGCGTGCTCGCCGCGATCACCGCCGACACCTGCGGCTGGAGCGACAGCCTCGGCGGCGTGCTCTGCGCGCAAGAAGTCGCCGAAAAATACGGCCAGGGCCGCTACCAGGAACTGCGCAACGGCTTCTTTCGCAACGGCACCGACAACCTGCTGGTGGAACTCGGCAAGTGGGGCCTGGGCCTGTCCGACCTGCTGATGACCCTCAATCTGTTCAGCCGCGTGAACGTCGATGAGGCCGGGCGTTTCCACTTTGTCGAGGGCAATTCGAAGGCCGGTGACTACATCGAGCTATACGCGCCGATGGACACCCTGGTGGTGCTCACCGCCCTGCAACATCCGATGGACCCGTCCCCCGAATACGCCCCGAAACCCTTGAAGCTGAGCTGGATGAACGCCGACGCCAGCGTCGCCGAACACTGCCGCACTTCGCGCCCGGAAAACGAGCGCGGCTTCATCAACACCGACCGTTTGTTCGCCTGA
- a CDS encoding urea amidolyase associated protein UAAP2, with protein sequence MSLAIATSHKQADSAIYRATIPAGEPWLMEVKAGQTLRILDLEGNQAVDTLFYSLANPKERYDVQRTLRRQNSVYLSTGSVLYSNLGQPMLTIVADTCGRHDTLGGACAQESNTVRYALEKRYMHSCRDNYLRACAHDGRLSKSDIGPNINFFMNVPVTADGGLTFEDGISAPGKYVDLRAEMDVIVLISNCPQLNNPCNAYNPTPAELLVWN encoded by the coding sequence ATGTCACTCGCAATCGCCACTTCGCACAAGCAAGCCGACAGCGCGATCTACCGCGCGACCATTCCCGCCGGCGAGCCCTGGCTGATGGAAGTCAAGGCCGGGCAGACCCTGCGCATCCTCGATCTGGAAGGCAACCAGGCAGTCGACACTTTGTTCTACAGCCTCGCCAACCCCAAGGAACGCTACGACGTGCAACGCACCTTGCGCCGGCAGAACAGCGTCTACCTGAGCACCGGCAGCGTGCTGTATTCCAACCTCGGCCAGCCGATGCTGACCATCGTTGCCGACACTTGCGGGCGCCACGACACCCTCGGCGGCGCCTGCGCGCAAGAGAGCAACACCGTGCGCTACGCCCTGGAAAAACGCTACATGCACAGCTGCCGCGACAACTACCTGCGCGCCTGCGCCCACGACGGCCGATTGAGCAAGAGCGACATCGGGCCGAACATCAATTTCTTCATGAACGTGCCAGTGACGGCGGATGGCGGGCTGACCTTCGAGGACGGTATTTCCGCGCCGGGCAAGTACGTCGACTTGCGCGCCGAGATGGATGTGATCGTGCTGATTTCCAACTGCCCGCAGCTGAACAATCCATGCAATGCCTACAACCCGACCCCGGCGGAGTTGCTGGTATGGAACTGA